Proteins from a single region of Haliaeetus albicilla chromosome Z, bHalAlb1.1, whole genome shotgun sequence:
- the QNG1 gene encoding queuosine 5'-phosphate N-glycosylase/hydrolase isoform X2, giving the protein MTLDQVKHVFRSDTEVPIPLIEERHRLLNESGTVLLEKFGGSFLTCVKMSEKSAQKLLHLVLQNFPSYRDEAVFEKKKVSFYKRAQILVADTWSVLEGKGDGSFDDISSLTIFADYRIPQVLVHLKAMKYSEELMKKLREGTVFHSGDREEVEIRGCSIWCCALICKHLLELYEKKGQDMREKINAVLLDYHLWDYARDHREEMKDIPFHRVRCIYY; this is encoded by the exons ATGACCCTTGACCAAGTTAAGCACGTATTTCGCTCTGACACAGAAGTCCCCATACCTTTGATTGAAGAAAGACACCGGCTGCTGAATGAAAGTGGAACAGTTCTGTTAGAGAAGTTTGGAGGTTCTTTCCTCACCTGTGTTAAAATGAGTGAGAAAAGTGCCCAGAAGCTACTACATCTAGTACTGCAAAATTTTCCTTCTTACAGAGATGAAGCTGTATTTGAG aagaaaaaggtgtCTTTCTACAAACGGGCACAAATACTTGTGGCTGATACGTGGAGTGTATTGGAAGGCAAAGGAGATGGCTCTTTTGATGACATTTCTAGTCTGACTATATTTGCTGACTACAGAATTCCTCAAGTTCTTGTTCACTTAAAAGCAATGAAGTATTCTGAAGAACTAATGAAGAAACTACGTGAAG GAACAGTTTTCCACTCTGGAGATAGAGAGGAGGTGGAGATCCGTGGCTGTTCCATTTGGTGTTGTGCATTGATTTGTAAGCACCTGCTGGAGCTCTATGAGAAGAAGGGTCAGGACATGCGTGAAAAGATCAATGCGGTTTTACTCGATTACCATCTCTGGGACTATGCCAGGGATCATAGGGAAGAGATGAAAGATATTCCGTTTCACCGAGTACGATGTATATATTACTAA
- the QNG1 gene encoding queuosine 5'-phosphate N-glycosylase/hydrolase isoform X1, whose amino-acid sequence MEVFPSPLESAKFIADNSKDVSVDEEGARRVAESLFDKVSAADFGLAGWKSLHELNPQAASEEAVDWVFLVDTLNFSFWSEQEEQKYLVKYKGKTHSGYWSLCAAVNRALDDGIPITSASYFATMTLDQVKHVFRSDTEVPIPLIEERHRLLNESGTVLLEKFGGSFLTCVKMSEKSAQKLLHLVLQNFPSYRDEAVFEKKKVSFYKRAQILVADTWSVLEGKGDGSFDDISSLTIFADYRIPQVLVHLKAMKYSEELMKKLREGTVFHSGDREEVEIRGCSIWCCALICKHLLELYEKKGQDMREKINAVLLDYHLWDYARDHREEMKDIPFHRVRCIYY is encoded by the exons ATGGAGGTGTTCCCGTCCCCGCTGGAGTCCGCCAAGTTTATAGCCGACAACAGCAAGGACGTCTCCGTGGACGAGGAGGGGGCGCGGCGCGTGGCCGAGAGTTTGTTCGACAAAGTCTCGGCGGCGGATTTCGGGCTGGCGGGGTGGAAGAGCCTCCACGAGCTGAACCCCCAGGCCGCCAGCGAGGAGGCGGTGGACTGGGTGTTCCTGGTGGACACCCTCAACTTCTCCTTCTGGTCCgagcaggaggagcagaagtACCTGGTGAAGTACAAGGGTAAAACGCACAGCGGCTACTGGTCCCTCTGCGCCGCCGTCAACAGGGCCCTCGACGACG gAATACCTATTACCAGCGCATCGTATTTTGCCACCATGACCCTTGACCAAGTTAAGCACGTATTTCGCTCTGACACAGAAGTCCCCATACCTTTGATTGAAGAAAGACACCGGCTGCTGAATGAAAGTGGAACAGTTCTGTTAGAGAAGTTTGGAGGTTCTTTCCTCACCTGTGTTAAAATGAGTGAGAAAAGTGCCCAGAAGCTACTACATCTAGTACTGCAAAATTTTCCTTCTTACAGAGATGAAGCTGTATTTGAG aagaaaaaggtgtCTTTCTACAAACGGGCACAAATACTTGTGGCTGATACGTGGAGTGTATTGGAAGGCAAAGGAGATGGCTCTTTTGATGACATTTCTAGTCTGACTATATTTGCTGACTACAGAATTCCTCAAGTTCTTGTTCACTTAAAAGCAATGAAGTATTCTGAAGAACTAATGAAGAAACTACGTGAAG GAACAGTTTTCCACTCTGGAGATAGAGAGGAGGTGGAGATCCGTGGCTGTTCCATTTGGTGTTGTGCATTGATTTGTAAGCACCTGCTGGAGCTCTATGAGAAGAAGGGTCAGGACATGCGTGAAAAGATCAATGCGGTTTTACTCGATTACCATCTCTGGGACTATGCCAGGGATCATAGGGAAGAGATGAAAGATATTCCGTTTCACCGAGTACGATGTATATATTACTAA